Below is a window of Chryseobacterium arthrosphaerae DNA.
TGCATTAGCTTTAACCTGTTTTGCGTAAGTTTCGAATTGTACGTCCAATGCTTCACCGAAAGCCACAGCCTTACCGGCAATCACATGCTCCAGCGGACCTCCCTGGATACCCGGAAATACAGCACCATCCAATACCTGGCTCATCATTTTGATTTCTCCTTTTGGCGTTTTGTGACCATAAGTATTTTCAAAATCTTTCCCCATCATGATCATTCCTCCTCTAGGACCTCTTAAAGTCTTGTGGGTGGTAGTGGTCACTACATGGCAGTGTTCGAATGGAGAATTCAATAATCCTTTTGCTACCAGACCTGCAGGGTGTGCAATATCTGCCCAAAGCGTTGCTCCGATCTCGTCAGCCACTTCTCTGAATTTAGCATAGTCAAGGTCTCTTGAATAGGCAGAGAAACCTGCAATCATCATTTTCGGTCTTTCTCTGAGAGCTACTTCTCTCATCTGATTGTAATCGATAAGACCGGTTTCTCTCTCTACTCCGTAAGAAACCACTTCATATTGGATTCCTGAGAAGTTAACAGCAGAACCGTGAGTAAGGTGCCCTCCCATTGAAAGGTCCATTCCCATGATCTTATCTCCTGGTTTCAAAACGGCAAGATAAATGGCAGCATTCGCCTGAGAACCGGAATGGGGCTGTACGTTCACATAATCTACTCCGAAAAGTTCTTTTGCTCTGTTGATAGCCAGTGTTTCAACCTCATCTACTACTTCGCATCCTCCGTAATATCTTTTTCCGGGGTATCCTTCAGCATATTTGTTTGTCAGTACACTTCCCATTGCTTTCATCACATTTTCAGAAACAAAGTTTTCTGATGCGATAAGCTCTAATCCATGGGTTTGTCTTTGTCTTTCCTTTTCAATCAGGTCGAAAATAATATCCATTTTACTTTTAGTTTTTGAAATTTATCCCCCCAAATGTACGGATTTTTCACCGAGATTCCGGTATTAAAAAAATGATTTTTAAACACCAAAAAGGGAAGTCTGAAAAGTAGATTTATTATTCCTGCTGATTTTATTTTCCCCAAAAAACACATTAAAATGCTTCATCAGAAAGCTCTTTATTCACCATAGCTCCTGCAAAATTTCCTTGTGCTACAGCATTGGCTACGGATCTCATCATGGTTACGTTATCACCACAGGCAAAAACTCCGGGAACATTTGTTTTCTGCATAAAATCTACTTTGATAAATCCTTGCTCCGTCAGTTCACAGCCAAGGTTTCCCGATGCATCAATATTCTGCTCAAAAGGAATCTTGGCATACAGGGCCTGTAATGATACGGTCTCTCCATTTTTAAAGATTATCTGCTGAATATAGCCATCTGCATGTTCAATTTTTTCAATTTCATTTTCATTAAGACTGATTGTATTCTGCTTCAGCTTTTCAATCTGATCGTCAGAAAGAACTGCTTTTCCGTTGGTAAACAAGGTCAGGCTTTTGGTCATATTAAAAATCAGTTTGGAAAATTCAAAAGCCATTTCTCCGTTGGAAAGAATTCCCGTCACTTCATTTTTTACTTCATAGCCATGACAGTACGGGCAATGCAGCACAGAAATCCCCCAACATTCTGCAAAACCTGGAATATCCGGCATGACATCCTTCACCCCGGAAGCCAGAATCAGTTTTTTAGCAGAAAATATGTCACCGGAAGCTGTTTCGACTGCAAAACCGGAATTGCTTTCTGACATTTTGATAACCGTTCCGTTATAGAAATGAACGGTATCATATTTTTCAACATCTTTTTTAGCCAGGTGTGAAATTTCCTTTGGAGTTTTCCCGTCATGGGTAATAAAATTATGAGAATGCGGAGTCTGCCTGTTACAGGGTTTTCCGTTATCAATCACCAGAACATTTCGCAGAGATCTTCCCAAAGCCATTGCTGCGGATAATCCGGCGTAACTGCCTCCTGTAATGATGACATCGAAGTTTTTATTTTGCATAGCTTTAATGATTTAAAATACAAATGTAAAGCAAAAAACACTAATGCAACTATATTGCAATAATGTTTTTTATTTTATTTCCCTTGACTTTATATTGAAAGCTCACTTTTTCCAGCGATCTCTTGTCTCATCAATTTCGTCCTGAATTCTTTTATTGATATCTGTTTTCGCTCCCTGTAAACTGAAAACAGCGGTTCCCCTTTCTCTTGCATACGGATTGGCAATAGAATCTTTCAATCCTGAAAGTTCAAAAAAAGGACCGGATTCTTTGAGTTCTTTTCCAGCTTCAGAGGCATCTTTAACCCTGATCACATTTTTATATTTTTTGCTCAGATCTATCCAGTTGATATAATCAGCATTCAATGATATCGCTTTTACACCAATTTCTGAATAATAATTAATTGCACCTGCCTGTCCGTAATTGTCACAGAGCACCAATGTATTTCCTGATTTCGACAGTTGGGAATATTGTTTATCTACTTTTTGGGCCAGTTCTCTCCATCCCTGCATATCGGCAAAATCCTGAGGTAAAGAATGGTCTTTTCCGTCTTCCCAGCGCAGCAATCCGATTTTCCTGTACTGATCCTGATGAGTCTCAATATATTCAGGGCTTTTATTCGGGAAGGCCAGATTATATAATGGGAGAAATAACAGGACAGGGATGCTGATACTGACGGGTTTCAAAAATCTTTTCCAGCCATTTTCAAAAATATTTCCGAGAAAAACAGATCCAAAAGCAATATATACCGGATAAAGCCCTATTGCATAATAATCTTTTGCTTTAAAAAACAAAAACAGGGTAATTGTGATGATATAACTCCAAAAGAAGACCCTGAACTTTTCAAAAGGTTTATACAACAGTAAAGCGCCCCACCCTGCGATCATCACAAAAAAGACTCCAACGAAAAATAAAGCCTGAGATTTCATAAACTCAGCACTGCTGACATGCACCAGCTGTCTTTCCGAAAGCTCTTTCATGTGATGAATGACCGGAAACTGATTCTGGTACTGCCAAAGAAGATTAGGGGAAATAATAATTAAAGCTAAAAGTGCTGCCCAATATAGATGAGGCTGCATAAAAATCTTTCTCTGTTCTGTTAATAACAGGGCAGGAACAAGTCCTAATAAGGAAAAAGCAATATTGTATTTATTCAATATTCCTATTCCGAAAATGACAGCTCCTATGTACAGCCATTTTACTTTTCGGGAATTAAAATATCTGATCAGACTGAAATACAGGAACAGCCAAAGAAAAATCTCCAGGGAAGTGGGCTGAAACAGCATATTGACCCGAAGGAGCACCGAAAACAAGATTCCCAGAGAGGCGAGTATTTTAGCAAACAGGCTTCCATTGAGCTCTTCAACTGTTTTCCATGTAAGCACTATTGTTAAAGCTCCGAACAAAGCCGGAAAAAATTTGACCCAGAATACAGTATTACCCAATTCCTTGATTAACCATGCCAACCAAGAATTGACAGGCGGTACTGAAAGGTATCCCCAAGCTAAGTGATTTGCCTGATCAAGGTGCAGGTATTCATCTCTGTGAAGCTCATATTCCGGGCTTATCAGTGAATACTGAAGTATAAATTTAGCAAGAACAAAAAGGACAAGAACCCAATAGTTTTTTTTCATAGGTTATCGTTTGGATTACTATTAAGACAATTTAAGTTCCTCTTATGTGACATCCCTCAATCTTCTGCTCTAAAAACAACTTATTCTATCTGATGATTTCGGATTTACCTAAGTTCAAATGTAGGAATTATTTGGTTCCTGATAATGAGCAGATAATAAAAAGATCCCGGAGAAATATTCCTCCGGGACCTAACAGTTTAGTAGTTTATAGTGAGTTTATTATTTGGCCTTAGACTTTTCTTTCAACTCTTCTTTATCTTTATCAGACGGGTTCCATACTTTTATTTCAGAATCTTTTGTAATCTCAGACCCCGGAAGAATCTGAACATTGATTCCATCGCTGGCGCCCAGTTTCATATATACTTTTTTAAATTTGCCGTCTTTCTGTTTTACTTCTACAAAAGGAACATCTTTTCCCTGTTTCTTCTCATACTGAACTAAGGATTCGTCCATCAATAAAGCATTTTTCTGAGAGCTTAATACAATTTCACCATTCGCTGAGAAACCAGCTCTGATGTATTCATTATTAGGATTGTCCACATTTCCTTCTACCGGAAATTTAATGGTCCCTGCATTATCTTTTCCTTTAGGAGCGATCATCGTAAGTTTCCCGGGGAAGGTTTTATTCTGTAAGGCACCGATCACGATGTTCATATCCATCCCCTGTCTCAGTTTTCCAGCCTGAGCTTCATCAATTTCACCTTTAAAGATAAGAGAGTTCAGATCGGCTACGGAACAGATCGTTGTACCGGCATTGAAGTTATTGGCCTCAATCACCTGGCTACCTAATTTCACAGGAACTTCAAGAACGGTTCCTGAAGCTTTGGAACGGATTTGTGTAGTCGCCAGTCCCTGCCCCTGAAGTTCAGGTGTAGCACCGGTTTTGGCAATCTGTAATCTTTTCTGGGCGGTATTCAACTGCTGCTGGGAATTTTTAAGGGTCTGCTGCTGGGAGTACAGCTGCTGCTGTGAGTTCAGGTATTCCTGTTTAGAAGCTACTCCCTGCTTATAAAGCTTTTCCTGCATCTCAAACTGCTTCTGCATATTAGCAACATTCAGCTGTGCATTGCTGATCTGAAGCTGAGCATTCTGAACTTCCTGCTGAGCGGCGTTTACTTCAGAAATACTCGGTACGATTTTCACCGTAGCGATAAGCTGCCCCACTTCTACTTTATCTCCTTCTTTCACTAAGATTTTATCGATGATCCCTGTAATGTTGGGCTTAATTTCAATCTCTTCCTTCGGTACAATTTTCCCGGTAGCCATCACCTTATCATCCATATTCTGAATGGTAGGTTTACGGGTAAGGAAAGCCTCACTTTCCTTAGAGTTTGATTTTATAAGATAGCCAATCCCTGAGAACAATGCCACTGCAAAGAAAAGCCCCAATACTATATAAATGGCTTTTTTCCAAGTGAATTTCTTTTTCATATGTATAGTTTATTTTTTAATTAAAAGGTTGAAAGATTTAAGTTTAAAAGACCAATCCGTGTTGTCTCCCGTTTCAAATTTTCAAATAATATCATTTAAATTAATTACTCTGTTCTTAATGCCTCAATCGGTTTAATCTTCACTGCTCTCTGCGCGGGAATCATTCCGATGATCAATCCTAAAACCACCATCACTGCCATTGCTGCAAATACATTCCCATAATTAACAGTCGGGTTATAGAATGGAAATGAATCCTGGCCCTGGGTAGCAATATTTAAGATCATAAGTACAAAAATCCCGGACATAAATCCCAAAAGCCCTGAAGAAAGGGTGATCACAACACTTTCAAGCAGAATCTGATTTCTTACTTCCGCAGGTTTTGCTCCCAAAGCCCGTCTGATCCCGATCTCTTTTGTTCTTTCTTTTACGGTGATCAAAAGAATATTGGAGATTGCAATTACCCCTGCAAGGATTGTAAGGGTTCCCACGATGATGGTCAGCAGCTGCATCCCGGAAAGAAACCCTGTCAGCTTTTTAAATTCTTTCTGTACGTTGGCACTTCCGAATGCATTGGTATCTTCAGGGGAAACCTTATTTTTAGTTTTTAAAATCTGTTTTATCTGATCTTCCACCACATTAAGGTCTGCAGTAGGCTTTCCGACAATAGCAAACAGATCAACCTGGTCTCCTGCATTATACATCTTGGTATAGGTGGAAAGGGGAATAAAGGCCGACTGGTCACTTTCAAAGCCTCCTCCTTTCTTGACCCGGAAAACTCCGATCACATTAAAGAATAATCCTTTGATATTAACAGATTTTCCGATTGGGTTTTCATTTTTCTTGGCATCAAAAAAGTTCTTATAAATTTCTTCCCCGATCACGACCACATTTTTGTTACCTGCAACATCTGCATCATTGATGTAACGTCCGAAGATCAGTTTCTTTTCTGAAATTTTGTTTCCTACGGAATAGTCTCCCGTAAGGGCATAAGTAGCATTTTTCCCGTTTCTTGACATGGCTTCACCGGGACCTCCCGTAAAGCTTCCTCTTGAATTTTGCGGCGAGATATAATCAATATCCGGTATTTTCTTTTTCAGCACCTCCATATCGGACAGGTTCAGATGAACATCCCTGCCTTTAGGAAATCCTTCGTAAGGAATAGATGTTTTCTGCGCCCACAAAAAGATCGAATTGGTTGCAAAACCGGAAAACAGTTTATCAAAACCATTTTCCATTCCTTTTGCTGCTCCAAGAAGGCTTACATACAAAAACATCCCCCATCCTACGCCGATCATGGTAAGAAATGTACGGAGCTTATTATTCCTCAAAGAATAATAGATCTCCTGCCAAGTATCTTTTTTAAATATGATGTTCACTTCTCTGTTATTATAAATTATTTAATCATAGCCCATCCGAACTGTGATGGTTTTTATTAGGCTAAATTTTCAAATTATTCTGCTTTCAGGTTACTGTTATTCTGTCCTCAAGGCTTCAATCGGTTTAATTCTCGAAGCTCTGTATGCCGGAACAAAACCTGCTACCAGTCCCGAAAAGACCAGTGCAATGAATGCCATAAAAATAGTTCCCCATCCTACACTTGGGTTTTTAATGAAAAATTCTTCAAGACTATCGCCGAGCAGGTTGAGTGTAAGGACTCCTATTCCTACGCCTACAAATCCGGAAATCACTGTAATCACAACGCTTTCCTGTACAATAAGAGCAACAATACCTCCCGGCTTAGCTCCAATTGCTTTCCGTACTCCAATTTCTCTGGTTCTCTCTTTTACAATATAAACCATGATATTACTGATCCCGATAATTCCGGCCAACAGGGTCCCAAGCCCGATAAATCCGACAATGGCTGTAAGAACCGCCATAAATGTAAAGGTATCGTTCATGTTTTTGGCATTATTCCAGACACGGACTCCATTTTCATCATCCGGAGAAACATTTTTTCTGGCTTTTAATTTATCTTTCAGCTCATCCCCATATTTGATGGCCTGCTCAGGGGTAAGTTTTTCATTGTAAGCGATATAAGCTATATTAACAGTATCAGATCCTTTTTTCATCTGTTGCAAAGTGGTAATAGGAACGGTGATATGTCTTTCATCCCTGTCACCTCCGTCATCAGAGAACACTCCCACTACTTTAAACATGGTTCCGTTGATATCTAGCTCCTTTCCTATAGATCCTCCGTTTTTTATGAGGTCTCTCTGTACCATTCTTCCGATTACAGCAACATTCTGTTTTCTTTCCAGATCAAAAGAGTTGATATAACGGCCGTCAATTACTTTTCTGTTCTCAATAACCTGTTCCCCCGGCTCTGCACCATGCACCTGATAAAGGCCGCTTTCCTTTCCGTATTTCACCATCAGGTTGGTGGCATATCTGGGGCTGGACGCTCCTACTTTTTCTTTATCTGTATTCACAAGGAAATCGTAGTCACTGTTAGTCATGGTCACATTTCTGTCAGACTGCAGTCCTTTATAGCCCAAAGTGGTTTTCCCGGTATAAATGGTGATCAGGTTTTTGGCATCTCCTGCAAACCCTTCTGAGAAAGCATTCTGCAGGCCTTTTCCGATTCCAAAAAGTACAATAAAAATAAACAGCCCCAGGGCCACTGTAAACCCTGAAAGTACCGTCCGAAGTACATTACTGCGGATAGAACTGAATATTTCCTGCCAACGATCTAGGTCAAACATTTTTATTAGTATTAAAAGATTGAAAAATTAAAATCATTTAATTTTCAAATTATCTCATTTTCAAATTTTCAAATTGTTTAAAGTACAATCTGCTTTATAAACTCATCACTTTCAATGATCCCATCCTTCAGCACTACATTTCTTTTGGTCTGTGCGGCAACATCCGGTTCGTGGGTTACTACAATGATGGTTTTGCCTTCATTGTTGATATCCTGAAGAAGTTTCATAATGTCATGGGTGGTTTTCGAATCCAAGGCTCCGGTAGGTTCATCCGCCAGTACTACTTTTGGATTGGTAATCAGTGCTCTTGCAATGGCCACCCTCTGTTTCTGCCCTCCTGAAAGCTCGTTAGGCAAATGGTTTGCCCATTGTCCCAACCCTACTTTTTCAAGATATTCCAAAGCTTTCTGATTCCGTTCCTTTCTGGGTACATTCTGGTAATAAAGAGGTAACGCTACGTTTTCCAGTGCCGTTTTGTAACTGATAAGGTTAAAAGACTGAAAAATAAATCCTAAAAACTTACTTCTGTATTCAGCAGCTTTTATCTCTGATAAGTGCTCGATAGGAACTCCATCCAATTCATAGGTACCGGAATCTTTTTCGTCCAGAATACCAATAATATTAAGAAGGGTAGATTTTCCGGAACCGGAACTTCCCATAATAGATACAAACTCGCCCTCTGAAATATTCAGATTAATTCCTTTGAGAACGTGAAGCTTGCTTTTTCCCGTATCGTATGACTTATGTAAATCCTGAATTACTAACATTAAGTGATGTATGTTTTATACCCAATAAGTAGGCGAGATTTTCAAATTGTTACAAGAAAGAAAATTTATTCAAATATTTTTTTGTTTAACTCATTAAACCTTTATTTATAGTATTTTATGTTTAATTGTTTAACTGTAACTTCAGATTTGTATCCTTTTACCCTCAATATTCCCTTCCAGCCTATTATTCGAGCCTGTTTCATGTAAATGTGGAAAACTTTTCAGGCTAAAAGTCAGCCTATTAGTATTTACCTCTTTCAAAATCAGTTCTTTTTTTCGAACTTTGTATCTAGTTCTTTACAAGAAATACGAAACTGAAAAAGTGAATAACTTCTATTCACAACCCTCAGAAAAACAAAAGCTTAAGTATTTCCGGGACGTTATCCACAGAGATCTAAATTATTTTAATTATAAAGATATTTAATATGGGAATTTTTGATAAAAGAGTAAGTTATAAGCCATTTGAATACCCGGAGGTTCTTCAATTTGTAGAGGCAATCAACAAATCGTTCTGGGTACATTCGGAAGTGGACTTTACTGCAGATGTTCAGGATTTTCATTCGCAGTTGGAACCACATGAAAAGCACGCTGTGAAAAATGCGCTGTTAGCCATTGCACAGATCGAGGTGTCTGTAAAGACATTCTGGGGAAATCTATACAATCACCTGCCGAAACCGGAATTCAATGGATTAGGATCTACTTTTGCAGAATGCGAATTCCGTCATTCTGAAGCCTATTCCCGTTTATTGGAGGTATTGGGATATAATGATGAATTCCTTAACGTAATTGAAATTCCTGCCGTAAAAGGAAGAATCGAATTTCTTGGAAATGCTTTGAAACATGCTAATTCCGCAACGCCTAAAGAGTACGTTTCAGCATTGTTATTATTCAGTATTCTTGTAGAAAATGTTTCTCTTTTCTCTCAATTTGCCATCATCCTCTCTTTCACGAGATTCAAAGGATTCATGAAAAATGTTTCCAATATCATTGCATGGACTTCCGTAGATGAACAAATTCATGCCAATGCAGGAATCTACCTGATCAATAAAATCCGTGAAGAACAACCGGACCTGTTGACAGAAAGTGACATCGAAGATATCTATACTCTTGTAGACGAATCCATCGCAAAAGAAGGCGATATCCTGAGCTGGATCTTTGAACTGGGTGAAATCGATAACGTATCTAAAGAAGACCTGTTAAACTTCATGAAATACCGTGTGGATGACAGCCTTAAGAAAATCAATATGAAAACAAGATACAACATCACTCCGGAACAATACAGACCAATGGTATGGTTCGAGGAAGAAGTTTTCGCCAATTCATTGGATGATTTCTTTGCAAAACGACCTGTGGATTATACAAAACACGATAAGAGTATTACAGCCAACGATTTGTTCTAATGCGGGGCGCGAGCGAAGCGAGCGTCAAAGCAGATAGTATCAGCGCAGTCATTCTGAAAATAAGCTTATGAGCTTATGAGAAACATATGACACTAAGTTTTTACATACAACAGGCACAAATATAAAAGATGATTAATGTAATCGTAACCTATACGGTAAATCCCGGATTCGTTCCCAGCAATAAAGCGAATATTCAAAAATTCCTGGAGGATTTTAAAAAATTAGATCCCTCTACTTTTGAATACAAAGTTTTTGTAAAGGAAGATGGCGTTACTTTTGTACACTATTCAAACTATAGTAATGAAGAAGTTCAGCATGAAGTTTTGAATGTACCGTCTTTTAAAGAATTTCAGAAATTAAGGGACGAAAGCGGATTGAACGGTTCCCACAAAGTAGAATTTTTACAATCAATATTATAAAAAAACAAAATTCCGGGGTGGTTATCTCATCCCGGAATTCGAAAATATAACATCTATGGAAGAGCAAAATTCAAATATATGGTGGCTCAACGAAGAGTCTGAGCAGATGTTGAACAGAGGATATCTGTTGAAAGGTGAAACGGTAGACGGAGCTATCGACAGAATCACCACTGCTGCTGCAAAAAGGTTATACAAGCCGGAACTTCAGCCAGCTTTCAAAGAAATGATCACAAAAGGATGGATCAGTTTCTCTTCTCCCGTATGGGCTAATATGGGAACAGAGAGAGGTCTTCCGATCTCTTGTTTCAACACCCACATTCCGGACAGCATTGAAGGAATTACCCATAAAATGGGTGAAGTGATCATGCAGACAAAAATCGGAGGTGGTACTTCAGGCTATTTCGGAGAGCTTAGAAACAGAGGAACAGCTGTAACGGATAACGGAAAATCTTCCGGAGCTGTTTCATTTATGAAGCTTTTTGATACCGCAATGGATGTTGTTTCACAGGGAGGTGTAAGAAGAGGGGCTTTTGCTGCTTACTTAGATATTGACCACGGAGATATTGAAGAATTTTTATCCATTAAAGATATCGGTAGCCCGATTCAGAACCTGTTCACCGGAGTATGTGTTCCGGATTACTGGATGCAGGATATGATTGACGGTGATATGGACAAGCGTAAAGTTTGGGCAAGAGTATTGGAAAGCCGCCAGCAGAAAGGACTTCCTTATATTTTCTTTACCGATAACGTCAACAGAAACAAACCTCAGGTATATAAAGATTTAGGAATGACGGTAAACGCAAGTAACCTTTGTTCTGAAATCATGCTTCCATCCACAATGGAAGAATCATTCATCTGCTGTCTGTCTTCCATGAACCTTGAATTATATGATGAGTGGAAAGATACAGATGCGGTAAAATTGGCAGTATACTTCCTTGATGCCGTATTATCTGAATTCATTGATAAAACGGAAGGAAACTACTACTTACAGGGAGCAAGAAACTTCGCAATGCGTCACAGAGCCCTTGGATTAGGAGTTTTAGGATACCATTCGTACCTGCAGAAAAACATGATCCCATTTGAAAGCTTTGAAGCGACTCAGTTCAACGCAAGAGCATTCAGACATATTAAAGAGCAGGCTGAGCAGGCTTCAAGAGAACTGGCTAACATTTACGGAGAGCCGGAAGTACTGAAAGGGTACGGATTAAGAAATACCACTACAATGGCTATTGCTCCTACCACTTCCAGTTCTGCAATCCTGGGACAGACTTCTCCGGGAATTGAACCTTTCTCTTCCAACTATTATAAAGCAGGTCTTGCAAAAGGAAACTTTATGCGTAAGAACAAATACCTGGCAAAACTATTGAAAGAAAAAGGACTGGATAACGAAGAAACGTGGAGAACAATCATGCTGAACCATGGTTCTGTACAGCACCTGAACGAGCTTACTGCTGAAGAGAAAGCAGTATTCAAAACATTCAAGGAAATCTCTCCGATGGAGATCATTTCTCAGGCAGCACAAAGACAGCAATACATTGACCAGGCACAGTCTCTGAACCTTCAGATCCCATCTACAATGCCTGTAAAAGATGTAAACTACCTGTATATTGAAGCATGGAAAAAAGGGGTAAAAACACTTTACTACCAAAGAAGTTCTTCCGTTTCGAAAGAAATGATGGTGAACTTTGTATCATGCTCAAGCTGTGAAGCATAGGATCAAGTAATAAACACACTATATTATTTACAAAA
It encodes the following:
- the glyA gene encoding serine hydroxymethyltransferase: MDIIFDLIEKERQRQTHGLELIASENFVSENVMKAMGSVLTNKYAEGYPGKRYYGGCEVVDEVETLAINRAKELFGVDYVNVQPHSGSQANAAIYLAVLKPGDKIMGMDLSMGGHLTHGSAVNFSGIQYEVVSYGVERETGLIDYNQMREVALRERPKMMIAGFSAYSRDLDYAKFREVADEIGATLWADIAHPAGLVAKGLLNSPFEHCHVVTTTTHKTLRGPRGGMIMMGKDFENTYGHKTPKGEIKMMSQVLDGAVFPGIQGGPLEHVIAGKAVAFGEALDVQFETYAKQVKANAQALSKAMIDRGFDIVSGGTDNHLMLVDLRNKGVNGKETEKALVLADITCNKNMVPFDDKSPFTTSGIRLGTAAITTRGLKENDMDTIAGLISEVVDNIKNEEVLASVRKKVNELMEGKALFNY
- a CDS encoding NAD(P)/FAD-dependent oxidoreductase, with amino-acid sequence MQNKNFDVIITGGSYAGLSAAMALGRSLRNVLVIDNGKPCNRQTPHSHNFITHDGKTPKEISHLAKKDVEKYDTVHFYNGTVIKMSESNSGFAVETASGDIFSAKKLILASGVKDVMPDIPGFAECWGISVLHCPYCHGYEVKNEVTGILSNGEMAFEFSKLIFNMTKSLTLFTNGKAVLSDDQIEKLKQNTISLNENEIEKIEHADGYIQQIIFKNGETVSLQALYAKIPFEQNIDASGNLGCELTEQGFIKVDFMQKTNVPGVFACGDNVTMMRSVANAVAQGNFAGAMVNKELSDEAF
- a CDS encoding glycosyltransferase family 39 protein, encoding MKKNYWVLVLFVLAKFILQYSLISPEYELHRDEYLHLDQANHLAWGYLSVPPVNSWLAWLIKELGNTVFWVKFFPALFGALTIVLTWKTVEELNGSLFAKILASLGILFSVLLRVNMLFQPTSLEIFLWLFLYFSLIRYFNSRKVKWLYIGAVIFGIGILNKYNIAFSLLGLVPALLLTEQRKIFMQPHLYWAALLALIIISPNLLWQYQNQFPVIHHMKELSERQLVHVSSAEFMKSQALFFVGVFFVMIAGWGALLLYKPFEKFRVFFWSYIITITLFLFFKAKDYYAIGLYPVYIAFGSVFLGNIFENGWKRFLKPVSISIPVLLFLPLYNLAFPNKSPEYIETHQDQYRKIGLLRWEDGKDHSLPQDFADMQGWRELAQKVDKQYSQLSKSGNTLVLCDNYGQAGAINYYSEIGVKAISLNADYINWIDLSKKYKNVIRVKDASEAGKELKESGPFFELSGLKDSIANPYARERGTAVFSLQGAKTDINKRIQDEIDETRDRWKK
- a CDS encoding efflux RND transporter periplasmic adaptor subunit, whose protein sequence is MKKKFTWKKAIYIVLGLFFAVALFSGIGYLIKSNSKESEAFLTRKPTIQNMDDKVMATGKIVPKEEIEIKPNITGIIDKILVKEGDKVEVGQLIATVKIVPSISEVNAAQQEVQNAQLQISNAQLNVANMQKQFEMQEKLYKQGVASKQEYLNSQQQLYSQQQTLKNSQQQLNTAQKRLQIAKTGATPELQGQGLATTQIRSKASGTVLEVPVKLGSQVIEANNFNAGTTICSVADLNSLIFKGEIDEAQAGKLRQGMDMNIVIGALQNKTFPGKLTMIAPKGKDNAGTIKFPVEGNVDNPNNEYIRAGFSANGEIVLSSQKNALLMDESLVQYEKKQGKDVPFVEVKQKDGKFKKVYMKLGASDGINVQILPGSEITKDSEIKVWNPSDKDKEELKEKSKAK
- a CDS encoding ABC transporter permease, producing MNIIFKKDTWQEIYYSLRNNKLRTFLTMIGVGWGMFLYVSLLGAAKGMENGFDKLFSGFATNSIFLWAQKTSIPYEGFPKGRDVHLNLSDMEVLKKKIPDIDYISPQNSRGSFTGGPGEAMSRNGKNATYALTGDYSVGNKISEKKLIFGRYINDADVAGNKNVVVIGEEIYKNFFDAKKNENPIGKSVNIKGLFFNVIGVFRVKKGGGFESDQSAFIPLSTYTKMYNAGDQVDLFAIVGKPTADLNVVEDQIKQILKTKNKVSPEDTNAFGSANVQKEFKKLTGFLSGMQLLTIIVGTLTILAGVIAISNILLITVKERTKEIGIRRALGAKPAEVRNQILLESVVITLSSGLLGFMSGIFVLMILNIATQGQDSFPFYNPTVNYGNVFAAMAVMVVLGLIIGMIPAQRAVKIKPIEALRTE
- a CDS encoding ABC transporter permease codes for the protein MFDLDRWQEIFSSIRSNVLRTVLSGFTVALGLFIFIVLFGIGKGLQNAFSEGFAGDAKNLITIYTGKTTLGYKGLQSDRNVTMTNSDYDFLVNTDKEKVGASSPRYATNLMVKYGKESGLYQVHGAEPGEQVIENRKVIDGRYINSFDLERKQNVAVIGRMVQRDLIKNGGSIGKELDINGTMFKVVGVFSDDGGDRDERHITVPITTLQQMKKGSDTVNIAYIAYNEKLTPEQAIKYGDELKDKLKARKNVSPDDENGVRVWNNAKNMNDTFTFMAVLTAIVGFIGLGTLLAGIIGISNIMVYIVKERTREIGVRKAIGAKPGGIVALIVQESVVITVISGFVGVGIGVLTLNLLGDSLEEFFIKNPSVGWGTIFMAFIALVFSGLVAGFVPAYRASRIKPIEALRTE
- a CDS encoding ABC transporter ATP-binding protein; the protein is MLVIQDLHKSYDTGKSKLHVLKGINLNISEGEFVSIMGSSGSGKSTLLNIIGILDEKDSGTYELDGVPIEHLSEIKAAEYRSKFLGFIFQSFNLISYKTALENVALPLYYQNVPRKERNQKALEYLEKVGLGQWANHLPNELSGGQKQRVAIARALITNPKVVLADEPTGALDSKTTHDIMKLLQDINNEGKTIIVVTHEPDVAAQTKRNVVLKDGIIESDEFIKQIVL
- a CDS encoding ribonucleotide-diphosphate reductase subunit beta translates to MGIFDKRVSYKPFEYPEVLQFVEAINKSFWVHSEVDFTADVQDFHSQLEPHEKHAVKNALLAIAQIEVSVKTFWGNLYNHLPKPEFNGLGSTFAECEFRHSEAYSRLLEVLGYNDEFLNVIEIPAVKGRIEFLGNALKHANSATPKEYVSALLLFSILVENVSLFSQFAIILSFTRFKGFMKNVSNIIAWTSVDEQIHANAGIYLINKIREEQPDLLTESDIEDIYTLVDESIAKEGDILSWIFELGEIDNVSKEDLLNFMKYRVDDSLKKINMKTRYNITPEQYRPMVWFEEEVFANSLDDFFAKRPVDYTKHDKSITANDLF